From Elephas maximus indicus isolate mEleMax1 chromosome 1, mEleMax1 primary haplotype, whole genome shotgun sequence, a single genomic window includes:
- the PARP15 gene encoding protein mono-ADP-ribosyltransferase PARP15, with protein MDPFMGAEAADYDDISGRIASLSLSFHNSSAQAFPQWTEGIHRCSDMTLSEKIILELEGHTKSQKIFIKIPTPEIRVWVLKNDLTRHVDVVVNPSDEDPYVGAQALVNPYSPEIQEESQSFVPRNGIFGTVSSTQFGTHEMKIGAIAFQVAIGDITNERADVIVNSTTRTFNLKSGVSKAILEGAGPAVENECAIKAAQTRRDFIVTQGGCLMCKRIIHVIGDNDVKKTVCSVLWECKKRHYASVCLPAIGTGNAGKNPAVVADDIISAIEDFVGEHSTGSLKIVKVVVFPPHLLNVFYNSMKKRESLMSPAFQPTFSRTSCDVAGHWTDMNQQGLCLVWLQPGQPEYNTVMGMFNQTCFFYKIEKIERIQNTFLWDSYQLRKVHMDTKNGHITNERFLFHGTDAGSVPHVNQHGFNRSYAGKNAAHYGKGTYFAVDASYSANDVYSKPDENGRKHMYVARVLTGISTRGCAGLLAPPAKNPHDPTDLYDSVTDDPYHPKIFVVFSDNHAYPEYLITFKH; from the exons ATGGACCCTTTCATG GGTGCTGAAGCAGCAGATTATGATGATATATCAGGTAGGATTGCCTCGCTATCGCTCTCGTTTCACAACAGCTCGGCTCAGGCCTTTCCTCAGTGGACAGAGGGGATACACAGGTGCTCAG acATGACGCTTTCGGAGAAAATTATACTTG AGCTGGAAGGTCATACTAAGTCTCAGAAAATCTTCATAAAAATACCGACTCCTGAAATAAGGGTATGGGTTTTGAAGAATGACCTCACCAGACATGTTGATGTTGTAGTGAACCCATCTGATGAAGACCCATATGTGGGAGCGCAGGCCCTGGTGAACCCTTACAGCCCCGAAATCCAAGAGGAGAGCCAGAGCTTTGTTCCCAGAAATG gtaTCTTTGGGACTGTCTCTAGCACTCAGTTTGGAACACATGAAATGAAAATTGGTGCCATTGCTTTCCAAGTTGCTATTGGAGATATCACCAATGAAAGAGCCGATGTAATTGTGAATTCAACAACTAGAACATTTAATTTGAAATCAG GGGTGTCCAAGGCAATTTTAGAAGGTGCTGGACCAGCTGTGGAAAATGAATGTGCTATAAAAG ctgCACAGACTCGCCGTGATTTTATAGTTACACAAGGGGGATGCTTAATGTGTAAGAGGATAATTCATGTTATTGGGGACAACGATGTGAAGAAGACGGTCTGTAGCGTTCTATGGGAGTGTAAAAAGAGGCACTACGCGTCAGTTTGCCTTCCAGCCATCGGAACAG GAAATGCCGGAAAAAACCCAGCCGTGGTGGCTGATGACATAATCAGTGCTATTGAAGATTTTGTAGGGGAACATTCCACTGGATCATTAAAAATCGTTAAAGTTGTTGTCTTTCCACCTCATCTGCTAAATGTATTCTATAACAgcatgaaaaaaagagaaagcctcATGTCACCTGCCTTTCAGCCCACATTCTCCAGGACCTCAT GTGATGTTGCTGGACACTGGACTGACATGAATCAGCAGGGTCTCTGCTTGGTCTGGCTCCAACCTGGGCAACCAGAATATAACACTGTAATGGGCATGTTCAATCAGACTTGTTTTTTCTACAAAATAGAGAAG ATTGAGCGGATTCAAAATACATTCTTGTGGGATAGCTACCAGTTAAGGAAAGTTCACATGGACACCAAGAATGGCCATATAACTAACGAGAGATTCCTCTTCCATGGAACAGATGCAGGCTCAGTGCCACATGTCAATCAGCACGGCTTTAATCGAAGTTATGCTGGGAAGAATG CGGCACACTATGGAAAAGGAACCTATTTTGCTGTTGATGCCAGTTATTCTGCCAATGATGTGTACTCCAAACCAGATGAGAATGGGAGAAAGCATATGTATGTTGCGCGAGTTCTTACTGGAATCTCCACACGTGGGTGTGCAGGATTACTTGCCCCTCCAGCGAAGAACCCTCACGATCCTACagatctgtatgattctgtcacaGATGACCCATATCACCCAAAGATATTTGTGGTGTTCTCCGATAACCACGCTTACCCCGAATATCTCATAACTTTCAAACATTAA